Proteins from a single region of Chryseobacterium sp. T16E-39:
- a CDS encoding MBL fold metallo-hydrolase, with the protein MKLKFLGTGTSQGVPVIGCTCEVCTSDNPKDSRLRSSVMISTEENRKILIDCGPDFRQQMLVNHENTVDIALITHEHNDHVIGLDDMRPLIFKSGQNMPIYSNARVGNEIKKRFPYAFADVRYPGAPAFDLHEIENKPFTILDTEIIPIEVMHHQIPIFGYKFKKLAYITDASFISDTEKEKLKDLDVLILNAIRKFDPHPAHFILPDTIKLYEELQPKQLFLTHISHHLGLHDVEDKLLPSGMHLAYDGLEIIF; encoded by the coding sequence ATGAAGTTGAAATTTTTAGGAACTGGTACTTCCCAAGGCGTACCCGTTATTGGCTGCACTTGTGAGGTCTGTACTTCGGATAATCCAAAGGACAGTCGCTTACGATCTTCGGTAATGATCTCTACAGAAGAAAACCGAAAAATACTGATCGACTGCGGCCCGGATTTCAGGCAGCAGATGCTGGTAAACCACGAAAACACAGTAGATATCGCGCTTATTACCCACGAACATAATGACCATGTTATCGGCCTCGATGATATGCGTCCGCTTATTTTTAAAAGTGGACAAAACATGCCTATTTACAGCAACGCAAGGGTAGGAAATGAAATCAAAAAACGTTTTCCCTATGCTTTTGCAGATGTACGTTATCCGGGTGCCCCGGCTTTTGATTTACATGAGATTGAAAACAAACCTTTCACTATTTTAGATACAGAAATTATCCCGATTGAGGTGATGCACCATCAGATCCCTATTTTCGGTTATAAATTTAAAAAACTTGCCTACATCACAGATGCCAGTTTTATTTCGGATACGGAAAAAGAAAAATTAAAAGATCTGGATGTTCTCATTCTAAACGCCATTCGGAAATTTGACCCTCATCCGGCTCATTTTATCCTTCCAGACACTATTAAACTGTACGAAGAGCTGCAACCTAAACAATTATTTCTTACCCATATCAGTCATCATTTAGGACTGCATGACGTTGAAGATAAATTACTTCCATCCGGAATGCACCTTGCTTACGATGGTTTGGAAATAATTTTCTAA
- a CDS encoding nicotinate-nucleotide adenylyltransferase produces the protein MYQKLTPKQKALTINLDPTIYGTFAEIGAGQETVRHFFRAGGASGTIAKAMSAYDKDFSDAIYGKEAKNRYVTQNRLRKMLRYEVALIEERISRENSPNRKFFSYANTVTTINFDKTLKGHGWVGIRFQVKENEGYNEIVIHVKFKENDATLQQETLGNLGVNLIFGAFTYYDNPRTLIESLYDDVATDNLEIDMIDFSGPAFDYVDNRLMSLQLVKNNMTDAVIFNSQGNNMLPADILYKKNIFAVRGSFRPVTKVNIDMLQNGIDMFMKDAACTEDQTEILIEITISNLRADGDIDERDFMDRVDILGKLGYTVIVSNFSEYYRLIDYFASYTTGNIGVAMGVNNLLMVFDEKYYKNLSGGILEAFGKFFRNGMRVYLYPYKDPETHELLDASTLKVEENLKELYKYFKLNNRIVDIKNYNPEFLEIYSREILRKIACNIKGWETQVPEGVAEMIKERGMFGYKEELSLKQFS, from the coding sequence ATGTATCAGAAACTAACTCCTAAACAAAAAGCATTAACAATTAATCTAGATCCTACTATTTATGGTACTTTCGCGGAAATTGGAGCAGGGCAGGAGACTGTTCGACATTTTTTTAGAGCAGGTGGAGCTTCCGGTACAATTGCTAAGGCGATGTCAGCTTATGACAAAGATTTTAGTGATGCCATCTACGGGAAAGAAGCTAAAAACAGGTATGTAACCCAAAACAGACTTCGTAAAATGCTTCGCTATGAAGTAGCTTTGATCGAAGAACGAATTTCCAGAGAAAACAGCCCGAACAGAAAGTTTTTTTCCTATGCAAATACCGTTACTACCATTAACTTTGATAAGACCCTTAAAGGGCACGGTTGGGTAGGAATCCGTTTTCAGGTGAAAGAAAATGAAGGCTATAACGAAATTGTTATCCACGTTAAATTCAAAGAAAATGATGCTACTTTACAGCAGGAAACTCTTGGGAATTTAGGGGTAAACCTTATTTTTGGAGCTTTTACTTATTACGACAACCCACGAACTTTAATCGAGTCATTGTATGATGATGTAGCGACTGACAATCTTGAAATTGATATGATCGATTTCAGTGGGCCTGCATTTGATTATGTAGATAATAGACTGATGTCTTTACAGTTGGTGAAGAACAATATGACAGATGCGGTTATTTTCAACAGTCAGGGGAATAACATGCTACCTGCTGATATTTTATACAAGAAAAATATTTTTGCCGTACGGGGAAGTTTCAGACCTGTAACGAAGGTAAATATTGATATGCTTCAAAATGGTATTGATATGTTTATGAAAGATGCAGCCTGTACAGAAGATCAGACAGAAATTTTAATTGAAATTACCATTTCAAATTTACGTGCTGATGGTGATATCGATGAGAGAGATTTTATGGACAGGGTAGATATCCTGGGTAAATTAGGATATACTGTAATTGTTTCCAACTTCTCTGAATATTATCGTTTGATCGATTATTTTGCCTCTTATACCACAGGGAATATTGGGGTGGCAATGGGAGTAAATAACCTATTGATGGTATTTGATGAGAAATATTATAAAAATTTATCCGGTGGAATTCTTGAAGCTTTTGGTAAATTTTTCCGTAATGGGATGAGGGTGTATCTTTATCCGTATAAAGATCCTGAAACCCATGAACTGTTGGATGCATCAACACTTAAGGTAGAAGAAAACCTAAAAGAACTGTATAAATATTTCAAACTGAATAACCGTATTGTAGATATCAAAAATTATAATCCGGAATTCCTGGAGATCTATTCCAGAGAAATATTAAGGAAAATAGCTTGTAATATCAAAGGTTGGGAAACTCAGGTTCCTGAGGGGGTTGCAGAAATGATCAAAGAGCGTGGAATGTTCGGCTATAAAGAAGAACTTTCATTAAAACAATTTTCTTAA
- a CDS encoding GAF domain-containing protein, with protein MSELKKRLSSILESPKHNTEEKLQKVCHLLDQEISYFNWTGFYFKNGDKEELILGPYVGAETDHTIIPYGKGICGQVAVSNETFVVPDVNQESNYLSCSIDTKAEIVVPIFKNGENIGQIDIDSHKVDPFTDEDRELLEWLCKEVSKIL; from the coding sequence ATGTCAGAATTAAAGAAAAGACTTTCTTCTATTCTTGAAAGTCCAAAACATAATACAGAAGAGAAACTTCAGAAAGTTTGTCACCTGCTGGATCAGGAGATTTCCTATTTCAACTGGACCGGTTTCTATTTTAAAAATGGAGATAAGGAAGAACTAATATTAGGTCCTTATGTGGGAGCTGAGACCGATCATACAATTATTCCTTATGGAAAAGGGATTTGTGGACAGGTCGCTGTTTCTAATGAAACGTTTGTAGTTCCTGATGTAAACCAGGAAAGTAATTACTTAAGTTGTTCAATCGATACAAAAGCAGAAATCGTAGTTCCTATCTTTAAAAATGGAGAAAATATCGGTCAGATCGATATTGATTCACACAAAGTAGATCCATTTACAGATGAAGATCGCGAATTATTAGAATGGCTTTGTAAGGAAGTTTCTAAAATTTTGTAA
- a CDS encoding ABC transporter substrate-binding protein — protein MKVISLVPSITEALFDLGLTENEVVGRTKFCIHPKEKIKNIPIIGGTKNLNIEKIKSLQPDLILANKEENIKEQVEALMEDFKVIITNVETIEDNYYLLKSLGNIFHQEEKAKAYNLKIYEVLNLAKINSKIKAAYLIWKNPYMTIGSDTFIHRILTEIGFENTFKDKTRYPEITIEDLADTDLIMLSSEPFPFKEKHIAELKEYYPDKKIMIVDGEAFSWYGTHIAKCENYFRELISEINSSF, from the coding sequence ATGAAAGTTATTTCTCTGGTACCCTCTATTACGGAGGCCTTATTTGATTTGGGGTTAACTGAAAACGAAGTTGTAGGAAGAACAAAATTCTGTATTCATCCCAAAGAAAAAATCAAGAACATTCCCATAATAGGTGGAACTAAAAATCTGAATATCGAAAAGATTAAAAGCCTGCAGCCCGATCTCATCCTTGCTAATAAAGAAGAAAATATCAAGGAGCAGGTTGAAGCATTGATGGAGGATTTTAAAGTTATAATCACTAATGTTGAAACCATTGAAGATAATTATTATTTATTAAAAAGCCTTGGCAATATTTTCCATCAGGAGGAAAAGGCAAAAGCCTACAATCTGAAAATTTATGAGGTTTTAAATCTGGCTAAAATTAATTCTAAAATTAAAGCAGCTTACCTGATCTGGAAAAATCCATATATGACCATTGGATCTGATACATTTATTCACAGGATTTTAACAGAAATAGGCTTTGAAAATACTTTCAAGGATAAAACGCGTTATCCGGAAATTACCATTGAAGACCTTGCTGATACCGATCTGATCATGCTATCTTCCGAACCTTTCCCATTTAAGGAAAAACATATTGCAGAGCTAAAGGAATATTATCCTGACAAGAAAATCATGATCGTGGATGGGGAAGCTTTTTCCTGGTATGGAACACATATCGCGAAGTGTGAAAATTATTTCAGAGAATTGATATCTGAAATAAATTCTTCTTTTTAA
- the mgtE gene encoding magnesium transporter: MNYTDELILNPADIAETLSNLPADERLLAFLKVPKEYKAEVFSHLDPDFQEETIRSIGSDDVSEILNAMTPDDRTALFEDFPDELIKYSINHLNPQERRIALKLLGYHSDSIARLMTPYYIQIRKEWTVKKCLQQIKKVGKRVETMNHLYVVDERNRLIDDLAVGSLLLAEEDTLVSDLTDNHFVAITTMTSKEDAVTYFEKYDRTALPIITESGVLVGIVTIDDILDQIEQQNTEDIQKFGGLEALDLPYTQTSLIEMVKKRGMWLIILFFSEMLTASAMGYFEDEIQKAVVLALFVPLIISSGGNSGSQAATLIIRAMALQEIGLKDWWYVMRKEIFTGLFLGGILGIIGFLRIMIWHEAGFFSYGDHWVYVGLSVAVSLVLIVLWGTLSGSMVPFILKKLKLDPATSSAPFVATLVDVTGLIIYFSVAGLFLTGKLL; this comes from the coding sequence TTGAATTATACTGACGAACTTATCTTAAATCCTGCCGATATTGCCGAAACTCTTAGCAACCTTCCTGCTGATGAGAGGCTCCTGGCATTTTTGAAAGTTCCTAAAGAATATAAGGCAGAGGTTTTTTCACATCTTGATCCTGACTTTCAGGAAGAAACTATCCGAAGCATCGGAAGTGATGATGTTTCAGAAATCCTGAATGCAATGACACCGGATGACAGAACAGCATTATTCGAGGATTTCCCTGATGAGCTTATCAAATACTCCATCAATCATCTGAATCCACAGGAAAGAAGGATTGCCTTAAAACTGCTCGGATATCATTCTGATTCCATCGCCCGTCTGATGACTCCCTATTACATCCAGATCCGTAAAGAGTGGACCGTAAAAAAATGCCTGCAACAAATAAAAAAAGTAGGAAAAAGGGTTGAAACGATGAACCACTTGTATGTGGTGGACGAAAGAAACCGACTTATTGATGACTTAGCTGTTGGAAGTTTACTATTGGCTGAAGAAGATACTTTAGTATCAGATCTCACCGATAATCATTTCGTAGCCATCACTACAATGACCTCAAAAGAGGATGCGGTGACCTATTTTGAAAAATATGACCGCACGGCACTTCCCATTATCACAGAATCCGGGGTTCTTGTAGGGATTGTAACCATTGATGACATCCTCGATCAGATTGAGCAACAAAATACGGAAGACATTCAGAAATTCGGGGGTCTTGAAGCCTTAGATTTACCTTATACACAAACTTCTCTTATCGAAATGGTAAAAAAGAGAGGAATGTGGCTGATCATATTATTCTTTTCCGAAATGCTTACCGCATCAGCAATGGGATATTTTGAAGATGAAATTCAAAAAGCCGTTGTACTGGCATTATTTGTCCCTCTGATTATTTCCAGTGGTGGAAACTCAGGTTCACAGGCAGCTACACTTATTATTCGAGCTATGGCACTTCAGGAGATCGGTTTGAAAGACTGGTGGTACGTCATGCGAAAAGAAATTTTCACAGGCTTGTTCCTAGGGGGAATATTAGGGATAATCGGTTTTTTAAGAATTATGATCTGGCATGAAGCAGGATTCTTCAGCTATGGTGACCATTGGGTATACGTAGGCTTAAGTGTTGCTGTTTCTTTAGTATTGATCGTACTTTGGGGAACTCTCTCAGGTTCAATGGTTCCATTTATCCTGAAAAAGCTAAAATTGGACCCTGCTACCTCTTCAGCTCCTTTTGTCGCTACTCTGGTAGATGTTACAGGATTAATTATTTACTTTTCTGTAGCCGGACTTTTCTTAACCGGCAAACTTTTGTAA
- a CDS encoding bacteriocin-like protein translates to MKNLKRLNRQEQKEINGGALKRCTSHGQCFGAWCCNGICVPQACIED, encoded by the coding sequence ATGAAAAATCTAAAAAGACTTAACCGACAAGAACAGAAAGAAATCAATGGGGGTGCTCTTAAAAGATGTACCAGCCATGGACAGTGTTTCGGGGCATGGTGCTGTAACGGAATCTGTGTACCTCAGGCCTGTATTGAAGATTAA
- a CDS encoding bacteriocin-like protein has protein sequence MKNLKKLNRQEQKTVNGGGIIRCTENSQCFGGFCCNRFCMIDACIEV, from the coding sequence ATGAAAAATTTAAAAAAACTCAACAGACAGGAACAAAAAACAGTTAATGGTGGAGGCATCATAAGATGTACTGAGAATTCTCAATGTTTTGGAGGATTCTGCTGCAACAGATTTTGCATGATAGATGCATGTATCGAAGTTTGA
- a CDS encoding pyruvate decarboxylase: protein MRKILLFTTVSTLLLIGITSVKAQKGASEDKIKKVLYFNPEVEPDIEEIKEPTNHAFFSAVSDNLSGYKKNKMLRTEIQIPFDSVDTQTIVDYCINNDADFAIVPKVKYFKVGIGKYVFSNQVIVSMKLFDASGNLITESDYDTYRKNMRLLGSAENSIKIGTNGAIKAILKKLRKIKPSSEAGF from the coding sequence ATGAGAAAAATTTTACTTTTTACAACAGTTTCTACCCTTTTATTGATAGGCATCACTTCAGTAAAAGCACAAAAAGGTGCTTCTGAGGATAAAATAAAAAAGGTTTTATACTTCAATCCAGAAGTAGAGCCCGATATTGAAGAAATAAAGGAGCCTACGAATCACGCGTTTTTCAGTGCTGTTTCGGATAACTTAAGTGGTTATAAAAAGAATAAAATGCTGCGAACCGAAATCCAGATCCCTTTTGACAGTGTGGATACTCAAACGATTGTTGATTACTGCATTAATAATGATGCTGATTTTGCAATCGTTCCAAAAGTAAAATATTTCAAAGTAGGCATCGGAAAATATGTTTTCTCAAATCAGGTTATTGTAAGCATGAAACTATTTGATGCTTCCGGTAATTTAATTACAGAATCTGATTATGATACTTACCGTAAAAATATGCGTCTGTTAGGTTCAGCAGAAAATTCTATTAAAATTGGAACAAACGGAGCTATAAAAGCTATTCTTAAAAAATTAAGAAAAATAAAACCATCTTCAGAAGCGGGGTTCTAA
- the rpsO gene encoding 30S ribosomal protein S15 — MYLTTEKKQEIFSKHGKSAQDTGSAEGQVALFTFRINHLSQHLKANRHDFATERSLVKLVGKRKSLLDYLKNKDIERYRAIIAELGLRK; from the coding sequence ATGTACTTAACAACAGAAAAAAAGCAGGAAATTTTCTCAAAACACGGGAAATCTGCACAAGACACAGGAAGTGCTGAAGGACAAGTAGCTCTTTTCACTTTCAGAATCAATCATTTATCTCAGCATTTAAAGGCTAACCGTCACGATTTTGCAACGGAAAGATCTTTGGTGAAATTAGTAGGTAAAAGAAAAAGTTTACTAGATTACCTTAAAAATAAAGATATCGAAAGATATAGAGCAATTATTGCTGAACTAGGTTTAAGAAAATAG
- a CDS encoding sugar MFS transporter, which yields MINNKEVKSESRNYTIPLITITLLFFMWGFITCMNDILIPYLKQLFNLTFFESMLVQFCFFGAYFIGSLIYFFISISKGDPINKVGYKKGIIFGIFLAAFGCILFYPAATFSYYPLFLGALFILGLGFTVLQITANAYVSLLGSEESASSRLNMTQAFNAFGTTIAPVLGGHLIFEFFSSPDGSFSAVATRIPYLIFASILLLVALLISRVKLPSFQSEEEEIVKGWGALEFSHLKFGVFAMFCYVGGEVAVGSFIISFLEQPQIMGFNEIISKNYLALYWGGAMIGRFLGAISLNQSISQGKKAIYMLGAASIVFLVIFSIVNLTFSQISFFLIFIILNFIAFFIGKAAPARTLSIFAAINVALLISAMVNHGELAMYSILGIGIFNSIMFSNIYTLAISGLGKYTSQGSSLVVMAILGGAIVPIFQGYLADQFGVQHSFIIPVFCYLIILIFGAYCTKYLGHVEATESKSGH from the coding sequence ATGATTAATAATAAAGAAGTAAAGTCAGAAAGTAGAAATTATACAATTCCTTTGATCACGATTACGTTGCTATTTTTTATGTGGGGATTTATCACCTGTATGAATGACATTCTGATCCCTTACCTGAAACAGCTTTTCAACCTTACGTTTTTCGAGTCCATGTTGGTACAATTCTGTTTCTTTGGGGCTTACTTTATCGGCTCACTCATCTATTTCTTTATTTCTATCTCTAAAGGGGATCCTATTAACAAAGTGGGATATAAAAAAGGAATTATTTTCGGTATTTTCCTGGCAGCATTTGGGTGTATTCTTTTCTATCCTGCAGCTACTTTTTCCTACTATCCTTTATTCCTGGGAGCTTTGTTTATTTTAGGACTTGGTTTTACCGTATTACAAATTACGGCTAATGCATATGTTTCTTTGCTGGGAAGTGAAGAATCTGCTTCCAGCCGTTTAAATATGACCCAGGCATTTAATGCCTTTGGAACTACAATTGCTCCCGTATTGGGCGGACATTTGATCTTTGAATTCTTTTCATCTCCAGATGGATCATTCAGTGCAGTAGCAACAAGGATTCCTTACTTAATTTTCGCTTCAATCCTCCTGTTAGTCGCTTTATTGATCTCAAGAGTAAAGCTTCCCTCTTTCCAAAGTGAAGAAGAAGAAATTGTAAAAGGATGGGGAGCTCTGGAATTCAGCCATTTAAAATTTGGAGTTTTCGCCATGTTCTGTTATGTAGGCGGAGAAGTTGCAGTAGGTAGTTTTATTATCAGCTTTCTGGAACAGCCACAAATCATGGGCTTTAATGAAATTATAAGCAAGAATTACCTTGCTCTGTATTGGGGAGGTGCTATGATTGGACGTTTCCTGGGAGCTATTTCATTAAACCAATCCATAAGTCAGGGGAAAAAGGCTATTTATATGTTGGGAGCAGCAAGTATTGTTTTCCTCGTTATCTTCAGCATTGTTAATCTTACTTTTTCTCAGATCAGCTTTTTCCTGATCTTCATCATTCTTAATTTTATAGCGTTCTTCATTGGTAAAGCTGCTCCGGCAAGAACATTATCAATATTTGCGGCAATAAATGTTGCCTTGCTGATTTCAGCAATGGTGAATCATGGTGAACTGGCAATGTACAGTATCCTAGGTATTGGAATTTTCAATTCCATCATGTTCTCCAATATTTATACGTTAGCTATTTCGGGATTAGGAAAATACACAAGCCAGGGTTCTTCTTTAGTTGTAATGGCTATTTTGGGAGGTGCTATTGTTCCTATTTTCCAGGGATACCTCGCGGATCAGTTTGGAGTACAGCACTCATTTATCATTCCGGTATTCTGTTATCTTATTATTCTGATCTTCGGCGCCTACTGCACGAAATATCTCGGACATGTAGAAGCTACGGAATCAAAATCAGGACATTAA
- a CDS encoding polyribonucleotide nucleotidyltransferase, with protein sequence MSIPQAFTETITLADGREITIETGKLAKQADGSVVVKMGGTMLLATVVANKEANPGVDFLPLTVDYREKFYAGGKIPGNFFRREARPSDQEILTMRLVDRVLRPLFPEDFHAEVQVMISLISYDGQSIPDDLAGLAASAAIAITDIPFNGPMSEVRVVRFDGKLAINPSYEDLKNSELDIMVGATKDSIVMVEGEMKEISEQEMLEAIIFGHAEIKKQIEAQERLAEKVGKAFPKREYSHENHDEDIREKVWKETYDKVYEVARTPSGKEERGEKFKAVREEFLAQYVDNAEELERVTPFVKVYYHDVEKEAMRQMILEDNIRLDGRDPKTIRPIWSEIDYLPGAHGSAVFTRGETQSLTAVTLGSVKDANMVDSVMANYDEKFFLHYNFPPFSTGEARPLRGTSRREVGHGNLAQRALQAVIPAENPYTIRIVSDILESNGSSSMATVCAGTLALMDAGVQITKPVSGIAMGLITDTKSGKFTVLSDILGDEDHLGDMDFKVTGTADGITACQMDIKIQGLSMDIMEKALMQAKDGRLHILNKITETIATPRPDVKPHAPKMVVLEISKDFIGAVIGPGGKIIQQLQKDTDTVIAIEEVGEIGRIEIAGTDREKINAAIARINEITFVPVIGEVYQGKVVKVMDFGAFVAIAKGTEGLLHISEIEWARLDKVPYKEGDEVEVKFMGYDDRKKMKLSRKVLLPRPPRPEQKPRQEQQARPEGDKPAAQAPQENQNPSTEA encoded by the coding sequence ATGAGTATACCTCAAGCGTTTACAGAAACGATTACTCTTGCAGATGGCAGAGAAATCACAATTGAAACAGGTAAATTAGCAAAACAGGCTGATGGTTCTGTAGTAGTAAAAATGGGTGGAACAATGCTTTTAGCAACAGTTGTAGCCAATAAAGAAGCTAATCCTGGTGTAGATTTCTTACCATTAACAGTTGATTACAGAGAAAAATTTTATGCGGGAGGAAAAATTCCTGGAAACTTTTTCCGTAGAGAAGCAAGACCTTCTGATCAGGAAATTTTAACAATGCGTTTGGTGGATAGAGTTCTTCGTCCGCTTTTCCCTGAAGATTTCCATGCTGAAGTTCAGGTAATGATTTCTCTTATTTCTTATGATGGACAATCTATTCCTGATGATTTAGCTGGTTTAGCTGCTTCAGCTGCAATCGCTATTACAGATATTCCTTTCAACGGACCGATGTCTGAAGTAAGAGTAGTAAGATTCGATGGAAAACTTGCTATAAACCCAAGTTATGAAGATCTTAAGAACTCTGAACTTGATATTATGGTTGGAGCTACAAAAGATTCAATTGTAATGGTAGAAGGAGAGATGAAAGAGATCTCTGAGCAGGAAATGTTAGAAGCTATTATCTTCGGACATGCTGAAATTAAAAAACAAATTGAAGCTCAGGAAAGACTGGCTGAAAAAGTAGGTAAAGCTTTCCCGAAAAGAGAATATAGCCACGAAAATCACGACGAAGATATTCGTGAGAAAGTGTGGAAAGAAACATATGATAAAGTATATGAAGTAGCAAGAACTCCTTCAGGGAAAGAAGAAAGAGGTGAAAAATTCAAAGCGGTTCGTGAAGAATTTTTAGCTCAGTATGTTGACAATGCAGAAGAACTGGAAAGAGTAACTCCTTTTGTAAAAGTATATTACCACGACGTAGAGAAAGAAGCAATGCGTCAGATGATCTTAGAGGACAATATCCGTCTTGATGGTCGTGATCCTAAGACGATCCGTCCGATCTGGTCAGAAATTGATTATCTTCCGGGAGCACATGGTTCAGCGGTTTTCACAAGAGGTGAAACTCAATCATTAACAGCTGTTACTTTAGGATCTGTAAAAGATGCTAATATGGTGGACAGCGTTATGGCAAACTATGACGAGAAATTCTTCTTACATTATAACTTCCCTCCATTCTCAACGGGTGAAGCAAGACCTTTAAGAGGAACTTCAAGAAGAGAGGTTGGACACGGAAACTTAGCTCAAAGAGCTTTACAGGCAGTTATTCCTGCTGAAAATCCATACACCATCAGAATTGTTTCTGATATTTTAGAATCTAATGGTTCTTCTTCTATGGCTACAGTTTGTGCCGGAACATTAGCATTAATGGATGCCGGTGTACAGATTACAAAACCAGTTTCGGGAATTGCTATGGGACTTATCACAGATACTAAGTCTGGAAAATTCACGGTGCTTTCTGATATCTTAGGAGATGAAGATCACCTTGGAGATATGGACTTTAAAGTAACGGGAACTGCAGATGGTATTACAGCTTGTCAGATGGATATTAAAATCCAGGGACTTTCTATGGACATCATGGAAAAAGCTCTAATGCAGGCTAAAGACGGAAGATTACACATTCTTAATAAAATCACTGAAACAATCGCAACACCAAGACCAGACGTGAAACCTCACGCTCCGAAAATGGTTGTATTGGAAATTTCTAAAGACTTTATTGGCGCAGTAATCGGACCTGGTGGAAAAATTATTCAACAATTACAAAAAGATACGGATACGGTTATCGCGATTGAAGAAGTTGGTGAGATCGGACGTATCGAAATTGCAGGAACAGACAGAGAGAAGATCAATGCTGCTATTGCAAGAATTAACGAAATTACTTTTGTGCCGGTTATAGGTGAAGTTTATCAAGGGAAAGTAGTGAAAGTAATGGATTTCGGAGCTTTTGTAGCTATTGCAAAAGGAACGGAAGGATTGCTTCATATTTCTGAAATTGAATGGGCTCGTCTAGACAAGGTACCTTATAAAGAGGGAGATGAAGTGGAAGTGAAATTTATGGGCTATGATGACCGTAAAAAAATGAAGTTGTCTCGTAAAGTTCTTTTACCAAGACCTCCAAGACCGGAGCAAAAACCAAGACAAGAACAACAGGCAAGACCTGAAGGTGATAAACCTGCAGCTCAGGCTCCACAGGAAAATCAAAATCCTTCAACTGAAGCATAA